Below is a genomic region from Thermococcus sp..
GCCTCGATGAGGAGGTAATGAAGTTCATAAGCTCGGCGAACGTCGCGACGGGTTGGCATGCCGGCGACCCGCTGGTGATGAGGAGAACCGTGAGGCTCGCAAAGGAGAAGGGCGTTGCCGTTGGTGCGCACCCGGGTTATCCGGATTTGCTTGGCTTTGGAAGGAGATACATGAAGCTTTCACCGGAGGAGGCGAGGAACTACATCCTCTACCAGATTGGGGCGCTTTACGCCTTTGTTAGAGCTGAGGGGGTTGAGCTACAGCATGTCAAGCCCCATGGGGCACTCTACAACGCCCTTGTGAGAGAAGAGGAACTGGCCAGGGCGGTGATAGAGGGGATAGCGGACTTCGATAGGAACCTGATATTCGTAACGCTCTCCGGCTCACGGCCCGCTCAGATAGCGG
It encodes:
- a CDS encoding 5-oxoprolinase subunit PxpA; this translates as MKVDLNSDLGESFGRYKLGLDEEVMKFISSANVATGWHAGDPLVMRRTVRLAKEKGVAVGAHPGYPDLLGFGRRYMKLSPEEARNYILYQIGALYAFVRAEGVELQHVKPHGALYNALVREEELARAVIEGIADFDRNLIFVTLSGSRPAQIAEELGVNVAHEVFADRAYNPDGTLVPRSKPGAVIHDKEEIAERVVSMVKDGGVKAINGEWIELKVDTICVHGDNPKAVEIAKHVREVLEREGVKIVPMIEIVR